A segment of the Nasonia vitripennis strain AsymCx chromosome 2, Nvit_psr_1.1, whole genome shotgun sequence genome:
aggttttcatgaacttaaccaacAAATCAAcccaataaaaatgtaaaatactcacattttaagtaatataaagtcgcgagttgtgctactcttaACCGCATTTCcgaactgtgctactcttcgcggcaaatcgtgagttgtgctatttttcgtttgaaaatttgaactgtgctagtcttcgtacggagcgacgatatCTTTTTGCAGCCGGAGAAGACGCTCTTATATGATTGGTCGCAAATTAAGTACTTATAGGCATTTGTGATCAGCTGTGTTTTAGACGTTAAAATGCTAAAAAACCTCTGTAGAAGAAATTCCAAGAAAATCTCCCAATTATTCCCTCACGGACAAGAGGGTGTAATCCCTGCTCTACACTAAAAAGCAGTAGGGTCGGCGAATTGACTTAGTCAAGCCGCGGAACGGTTTCCCACCGTTCAAAACgtgcaaaagaaaaataaaaaacctcTGTCTGATCAGGAAAACATGTGGCTATGTTAAGTCTCGCGTCTCAGGTGTGCCTTCTTTTCCAAAAGAAGATAAGAGTATCGTTTAAAAGCGTAACTACTATTTAACTTATCATTTCAAGGACAGCTGAGTCACGCTCTATAAGCGCAATTTGGGCATTTTCAATTGACATATACTCTTGCAACGTTGGTATTGTGCACTACCTGTGTTGATTAGTATTTTTTGCGGCCACTACTTGCAACAAGTGATAAGTTTAGTTTTTAAAGAGAGAGTGTTTATTGAGTTTTGTATAGTATTTGAGTTTCTGTAAATATCCACTATGACTTCATCCGTAATTCAGCCAAGCGTTGATATCAACTTACCAGAGTCAGAGTTAAAGGCCTTGGTTTCAAAGACCAAAGATTGGATGATCATGAATGGTAGTTATAACCAAATGAATGTTGTAGTACTCTTAATACATATTtcaatattgtatttaattttttatgtgcATTGATTTCAGGAGCTAGCATGAGATCCAAGAATAATTTTAGCCTGGACCAAGTACAAGTCGCTCCTTTCTTGTTGTTGCCATCGATGTATCCAAAGAAGGAATTTGAGGTAGTTAAAGAGGTACAACCTTTGTTAAATGAGCTTATGCACAAGGTAGCTCATGATTATGAATTTCTAAGAGATACGTTAAAAAggtattttcttatatttttcaaacagAAGTTTCATTTACGAATGCAATTCTTATGATACCTTTTTTCGTTAGCACAATCGAAGTTGATAGTTTTACGTCGAAACTTTTTAATATCTACGAAATTGTTCATTCAGAGGGTTTTGCTCAGGTAATTCCTTTATCATATTGTAAATTAGTTAGCTATTTAGATAATGGGAATCGcttgaattaataaattatttgtgaaaTTTCAGAATATAAGCCTTGGTCTTATTAGATCAGATTACATGTTGCATAGTGATGAAGGGAACAAAATAAAGCAAGTAGAAATAAATATGATTGCATCcagttttgcagctttagccGTAGAGACCACCAAATATCacaagtaaaaattataaaacatcaatggaaaattaatgtacctatttggttaattaattaatttgtattttttagaTTTGTTTTAACAGAGCTTGGTCACACAGATAAATTATCAAACGTACGCTATATCATGATTTGTAGATTTATAGAATATCATTCTTTGACATTTAAATAAGCCatgattataaattttttagattCCAGCAAACAATGCTGCAGCTGGTTTTGCTACTGGTCTAGCAGCAGGGTGGCAGGTGTACAATAACAAAAAGTGAGTGCCTAATTTTGCGAATAAAGTATAATAACTGTGTTATACTATATTgatgttgaaatttttaattttcagagCTGTGATATTAGTTGTGGTTGAAGAGATAACTTATAATTTTTCTGATCAAAGGAAAATCGAATTTAAGGTACAGGAAATAAGCCCAGACACCAAAATCATCAGGAGAACTCTAACAGAGTTACATACTCAGGCACAATTGGGGCCAAACAAAGAATTACTtgtgtaattatttttacaataagtTTTgtctataaattatatttttattgggtaaatttgtaaaatggtaaatttcgaatttttatttttatagaggCGAATTTGAAGTTGCTGTAGTTTACTATCGTTCTGGATACGAGTTGGAAGCTTATCCCTCTGAAAAAGAATGGGAGGTGAGATTATTACTGGAAAGATCTCGAGCCATCAAGTGCCCATCAATACAATATCATTTAGCAGGAACTAAAAAGGtattttaaattgtcaaaaagcAATTCATCTATAGTTTTTATGACCAAATCGACACTCATTGAATTAAATCATTCTTTCTTAGGTACAGCAGCAATTGGCAGTTCCGGGAGTATTAGAACGATTCTACTCAGAATCAAATCAAGCTGCAAGAATCAGAGAAGTATTCGTAGGACTTTATTCTCTGGACCTGAATGAAGATGGAGAAAAAGCAGTTGCTATGGCAATAAAGGATCCAGCGAAATATGTTCTGAAACCCCAGCGCGAGGGCGGCGGTAATAACGTCTATGGCGAAGAAATAAAGACACGCTTAGAAGCTATGGGAAATTCGAAAGAACGAACTGCTTGGATACTCATGGATAGGATTCACCCCCCTCTGCAGAAAAATTACTTGATTCGCGCTGGAAGCGAAAGTGTAAGCTTACAAGACTTCGTCTCGGAGCTTGGAATTTATGGTATTATTTTAGCGTAAGTAAACAAAACGAAATTTAGAAAACATAACTAAAATCATTGGATACTATAATGTATAATCAAACTATATTTTTCAGTGATAAAAATCACATTCTGATGAACAACCAAGCCGGCCACGTTCTGCGTACGAAACCGTCGTCAGCCGACGAAGGTGGTATTGTTTCAGGAGCCGGTGCGCTCGACTGTCCCTTCCTTGTTGTATCATAAATATGGACGAGTTAAAGCTTAGCTTCAAAAATCAGATAATAGAACACGTTatcaagaaaaaaagttttattttttgatactgATGCTTTAGGTATGGAAGCAGGTGTACGAAACTAGGTAAAATAAACTCACTCACAATATCTTAAGAATTATATCGTCTTTAATGAATTGCTGATCTATTACACTAAGAGTATTTGGCAACGTCCGAACGCTTCGGCGGTTGTCCGGAAAGAGAAAGAGTAAGAGTTGACCGCGTTCTACCGTACCTATGAATATATTAGACGCGCTACAACTACTCTAATCAATAGAGAATCTAAGCGGCAATTCAAAAGCtcaaatatacaattatattaGTTGTTTCTACAAAATTACATCAGATACTACGGAATCGAGAGCTAAAGGTacagttttttaaaatgaaaagtaaTCGTTAacttattatacgtatactCAATCGATCTAACTGACAATGCACAAATAACGCAGAGTAACTGCACTACTATCTTTCTCGCGCTTTTAAGAGATTTTAAGAAATATCAACGAAATCATGGCTTTGTACGTTTTTacgataacaaaaaaaaaaaaaataaatagcaCGATTTCATTCGATGGAATGTGTTATTGACATTGAACCTAGGCGATTCACCAGTCCATCTTTCGTATGTCTCACACGTTCAAGTAGTAAAGCCCGACACTTTCTCTGAAGTGAAGAAGCCGCAGTGTGGAATCGTTTCAAACGATGTGCGTTTGCTTTAAATGCAGGAAACACTCGAGTAGTCAAGGTCGAGCGAATTATAATTcgtttttggaaaaattacaaaagtgCTTATAATGCCGAGTGATTCGCAGCTACGTTCTTCCTTTCCCGAAAGTGAGCGTCACTGATTTAATTTCTTTGCGCTTTTGGAATTTTAAGATCGTATGAATCACCTTGTGGGTAAAGACGTGCGCTGCATCCTTATGGTATACCGTAGGTCGAGCATCTTCTTTTCCAAAATGTAAAGCATTTAAGACTCACCATAACAAGCTCGTGTACaatatagaatatttttattattttctttttttcttgttatcAACACTCAaattaacaattaaaattattagttaGCTGGATAATTACCATTTCTCCGCGTTCTGCGGCCAAAAAACTCGCATAACTATTCGTAAATAGTTTTACAActaaaaatgattattttcacGTCGCGattcttaaaatttataacgAGTGTTTGTACGTACATATGCTTAAAATGACACGAGAAATTAAGCGAACCAAAGGAAAACAATCGATCAAATTTTCTAATACTCATCGTAAAGACAGAAAATACTCGTCGCGTGTGCATATCTCAATTCGTGCGATCTTTTCCGTGAATCCTCCTCTCGATTCTTATTGTTATTGGTTCGACGGGCTTGAGCATCACGTCAGCCTTCAGTTTGATGTCCTGTACAGGCAGGGCATTATCCTTCTTGATCACGTATTTGCGTATGACCGTCGCTAACAAGGCTTTCATCGCCATCATTGCGTATTTCATGCCTGTAACAGAGTAAGAACGCTCGAGCTAATATCTTTCATTCATCAGGAGTCGCCGCTATTCTTTCTTCAATTTTGAAACTCTTACCAAGACAATTCCTCGGTCCGGCACTGAAGGGTATGTAGGTGTACGGATGCCTCTTGGCGCATTCTTCTGGCAAAAATCGATCCGGATTGAAAGTCAGAGGATCCGTCCAATATTCCTCGCTTCGGTGTGTCTTTATGATTCCAAGGACGACCGAGCTTCCCTTCGTCAGGGTGTAGTCTCCTGTGATTCCATAGAAGCAAATTTGGTTGATATAATCGAAGTTACAATTCAttattgcaaagtataatgGATGGTTACCTATATTGAGGTCGTCGGTGACGCGTCTGACGAGTACAGGTCCTACGGGAAAGATTCTCATGGTTTCCTTGATAACCCGCTCTAGGTATTCCATACGATGCAGGTCCTCGTGTCTGACTAATACACTGCTTGGGTCTTCGCTGCCGTATATTTCGCATAGCTCCTCGTAGACTTTGTCCTGCAAGAATGTTATTTTAATATACGGAAATGGTATCTTATAGTATTGGAACGGAAGCTTAGATCATACCTGAATCTCGGGGTGACTAGCCAGCATCAACATGACGAAGCAGTTTACAGTCGCCGTCGTGTCGTTTCCCTGTAAAAATCCAAGTGAACGCGTATAAGATGCATGCATGTAGCTACGAGGAAATCCATTAAACTACAAGGAAGTAGCTCGTTTGACTGTACGCCTATGTTTTCACTCACCGCGATCATCATCGTGTCGACCTCCTCTCGTAGCTCTTCATCGGTGAATTTTGTGCCTTCGTGAGATAGCTCCATTAGCAGATCCAGGAAAGCTTTCCTTTTTCCTTCGACCTGAGCTGCAGCATAATAAATCATCGCGATTCGATATGAATGCTTGAGTATACGTAATGGATTTTGAATGATGGATTACgttgtacatatttttgtatatttactAAAGGTTATAATGGTTGTGAAAAATATGATGAAAGAACTTACGTAGTTTTCCATTCATCCCTTCGACAGTGCCGTTGCCCTCGAAAGCTTGCTTTTTTCGCTTGATCACCTGCAAAGTCAATCTCGCTGAGTAACGTAATGCCGAACGATTGAAAAAATCTCTACCACCAATTTGAGCACTTACATCGTCGGTCAGACTGTGGACATACTTGATGCACTCGCGTTGATCTTTGCCCAGTCGAGTGTTGTTGAAAATGATGTCTGGATGAAGCCAGATCTTGAACATTCTCGAGTAGACTATTTCGAAGAGTCTGAAAGGTTTTTATCGagatttaatttattaagcGTCGACAATGAATAATTGGAAGTAATTTTTCGGATCTGGAATGTTTACCGTTTGGCGGATTCGACGTATGGTGAATTCCTCTGGGTTTGGGCTCTCGACCTGACGCCCATTGCGGTTTCTGCCAAAGATGTTATTTTAGAGAAAAAGcttatttgattttaatttcacgtTTAATGACAGCATTGTAAAAATGCCGAATAGGtctattttcaattttattcgATTCCTCACCGCAAATAATGTCGAGAGTACAGAGGGAAACGTAGTGGAATATGTCGAATTCCCCTCCATTGAGCTCAACCTCCATCTCTTTTATCATGACTTCTGACTGTACGGAGAAAACCTCGACGAAAGATTCCAGGATTCGTGGATTGAACGTTGGCATGATCAGCTTTCGGTGAATCCTCCATTTCGAAGCTGGCGAGCATGAGAATCGAAAGTTTTTTACTAACTAAATTTTGAATCACCTGTCGATTTGTAATAAGATTCTTATAACAAAGAATTCAAATACAGTCGAGAAGCGTCATTAAAACATCCCAATTACACATTTCTCAGCAGATCATTGACCCGACCGGATTCAAAAAAAGTCCCCAGACAAGCACGTAACGAATTTCCAACTCCAAAACAAACTCCGTAAAATTATGTCAAGATCAACTAAACCGATCCACCTTCTCCTACTATGTACACCGCATATACTATACAAACATATATACGTCTCGCTCGTGCATATACTTAAATACTTGTCGTAAGTCAAACGACGCGATGACAATCGAAAAAGGACCAGCCGCGCGATTCCTGGCACGTCGCGCGAAATCGGCCAACTTGTACCTGGATCACGTTCGGAcgttgctcgcgcgcgagtatgagagaaagagagaaggaaaagtAAGAACGAGAAAATCGCGTTTGCTACTGTATAGTATAAGGAGAAGAGGGACTCTCTTACCTGGTGCGGTGAATAGCCCAGTGCCCAGCCAAGGTTCCGCGAATTTGTAAAGTTCCTCCTTCTCGATCGTTTTGGGGCTTAGGAAGATCGTCTGGAAAAAATtgcgttttatttatttttcgtatatGCGAAGAATCATGCTGTTACCGTGATTTTTGCTTATTGAAAAAGTACACAATTGAatcactaaaaaaaaaaaaaaaatgaaaaagtccTGTTATTATGATTTTATGCGAGCATGTTATATAATCTATTCATCGCTCTCTTTTCGACTCAACGCGCGTAAATCGGCACATTACTCGTACGAGTATACACTTATTCAAATAAGGCAgttttatactttattttcGAATCATACCAGTATATCTCGCAACCACTTATATTAAATTCACACAATACCTTGAGCTGTTCCGGATCGTAAACGGCGTAGAACAGCCTGTCGGCCAGCCAGACGCGGAAAGGCGACGGGTACGTGTCCAGAAGCTCTTGACACTTGCTCAATATGTCTgcgaacattttttatttcctagtGTTTTTTCTACATCCTTTATATACACGCGAATTGAGATAGTGAAAGAACAGATGAATCATTGAACTCGTGGTAAATAGAATTTCTCTCACCTTCGGTACTCCCCATGAAGAAGTGAGCATTGCCAATAAACGGTAAAGCCGGAGGCCCTGGGAATTTCGCGGATTCGCGATAGAGTCGGATTTTCCGTAGGTAGTGACCGATGACGAAAGCCAGGGCCGTGAAAAGTAAGCCCACCGCGAGTAGGGCTGATATTGCCAAAGCCATTTTTTACGAATCTGGAATaaggattattttttttttttttttttttttttgaagggAGAAAGTGCGCGCTTTCGAATTTTGAGTCATTGGGGATATTTGCTTAGAGCGCGGCAAATAAGAACGTGCGCAATAGGCTTTCAATTCgaaatttgagaaaataaatgttAAGCTTCAGATACCATTATTTGAGATTCGGTTAATATTGCTTCATAAGTAGATGCATTCCGAGTATACGTTCAGACGTTTAATTTCTTTAGGTGTAACAACTGCAGATTTGAAGACAACAATTTCTACTATTAATATTCAcggtttttaaataataattaatgaatataaagttttatttatttgctcGATAAGTAAACGTTATCAAATACTCGctataaatacaaaatactaAACTTTACATTAATCAATTCATTTAAGATAATAAAATCCTACCTTTTCCTCCACGCTGACCCTTCAAAACTCAAAAGTCCGTGctagtcgtaaaaataaactcAAAAATTCAAGCGAAGAGCCGAGAGAGCGGATCGATCCTCGTGCGTTAGCGCGCGAAAGTCAACTGCGCCGGTGAACCGTCCGTGTGGTCCGCGAAACTATTTTACTTCACCCGTGATCGCCCGCCACTACTTCTCACGAATATCAACGAATTCGCTATATATACTATGCGTATACACGCACAcgtatgtacatatacatatacatgtatGCACACGTGCCCACCGCGTATACGCAGACGAAAGGTATGTGCGAGGGACCCCGCAGAAAACTTTCAGTTAgagcgttaaaaaaaaaagtaaaaagtaatTTCGAATTACATTGATGAATTACATCGACTTTATCCAATTATGATTCGTAGATTTAAATTGCACAGAGCAGGAACAAATTGTGAAAGActttctgtgttttttttgtcataaatcTCAGTACAATTTTGATTATACATTTTTGGCTCTTTAATACGTTAAGAATTAATGTTCCATACCAGTGCCTATATTTTAGGGAAATATCCTTATAAAAACAGAACAAATGGCCGCGTATCCTGGATTTTTTTGAACAGTGACATACTTTTAATTACAATGATCTATAGAAACTCCCTATACAGAGTTATAGTCAGATGTTTATCCCTGACGATTCCTCATAGAACACGCACGGCCTCCCGTACAAAGAGCGAACGCCATCACGTATACGTTTCATCGACTATGCGAAGGGCAGCTTTTTTCCAGACTTTACCGTATTCAAATGATGCGCGGCTTCTTTTTCCGTTTTCGTATATATACCAAGGATCGTGAgttgagagtgagagaaagagaggtcTTCGTGATAAGCATTCTtaacaataatatatattttttttcatgttttCTTTCGTATAAAAAAGTTTGTATTAAAGAAGGTAGTGTGTACATAATAATAGTTTCACGGAATATAATCTCTTAAAAGcgtttaacaatttttttttatcctacCATTATCTCATAGtagtagcttaaataaataacattgAGTAGAATTACACGCATACATGCGTGTaatgtttataataattatacgatATAACATACGTATGAATATCAAACATTCtggttattttttttccacgaTTTTGACGACTTAAAACATAAACAATGGCGCACTTAATACTTAAGACACATCGGAGATACTTCTAGACGATATCACACCGTATACAGTAATAGTACCATTACATTATAaacgtaatttaattattatggacacataaaaatacacaccCGCGATAGTCGTACGTACAGtttcgtatttttttgttGACTTTTCAATAATAGTACGTAATGAATAACAATTAATAACATACgataatgtataataataataataataataataataataatcaaaacgCAGCGCGTGAATCTATCCAAGGCGCATTcaataaaattgtacaaaTCATTCGTAGTAGAGGAAGTCCGAACTTTGACTTCCCTCGGGGGAATCGACTTCTCAGCGGATGAGACGCGTGTGGTAAGTCGTGTTGGCTTCATCCATTTCACCGTCCGACAGCTCCGGAGAGAGTTCCAGCCGCTTCTTCGAGCCGCTGTCGATTCGGTTTAGCTGAAAATTGAGGACTTtggtattattaaatatttgcgATCCACGCGGTTTCGCTCGAATCATTAATATCTTATAAACTAAGAATTTTTGAGTTTGACAAATAACgcaagaaaaaattcaaatctaaTACTCACTTTGGTGTTTGACATTTCCGTGATGGGATTGGAATATTCATGCTCGCCTGGCATCAGGATAGAGCTCGTGCCCGTAGTCGtggtgttgttgttgttgttcctCCGAGCGAATGACGGATTTTTGAAATGTATGCTGCGAAACGATGTGAATTTTACAATTAGAATAGAGATCTCAGAAAAGAGTCAAAAATACAACGCGCTGTAAAAGAAGGCAgaacttattttaaaattaaaaaaaaaaacaagcttTCGTCGCTCTCTTCTCCTTGCAACCTTGAGTCGATTTTTCCTCGTACGGCTCTTTAAACAGTTCTCGCACGAGCCATAAAACCCTGTGACGATGAAAGTACGCCCTGATCTTTGCGGAGTGTAAAAATGCATACAGCTTCCGCAAAAAAGCTAACTAAATGAAAAGCTAGTCCTGACAAAatcacgaaaaaaagaaataataaataacgaaaTTTGGACAATCGCTCACCTGAGGTCGCGGCGTTTGAAAAGTCCGGGCCTCTTCTTCTTGAGGTAGTAGTACACGGAGAACATGAGCGCGAAGGTCACAAGGGTGACGGCCAGACCGGTGATCGTTCCGCTGCCGGTCTTCCGTTCCGTCGACTGTGTCTGAGCGTGGGTGACTATCGGACCGGTCTCGTCCAGCTTGACCTTGACGCCGTGATTGTTGTCCTCGAGCTCGAGCTCGCCTTCGTCCTCGGCATCGGCTGGACAGCCCACGTTGCCACGTAGAGTCGCCGGGAAGCCGTTGCCGCAGATGCAGGTCGACTCGTTCTTGTGCATTATGCACATGTGCTCGCAGCCCCGGTCCTTGCACTTGTTCGGACCTGCAAAAATAGTTCGAGTATATTTTCGCTCTCGTTTTGGATCTTGGGCATACACGAGCTAGAATACGACTTACCGTCCGGTTGCCTGGAAATTTGGGATACCACGAAGAGTCGGCTGTTCTTGCTGCCCATGGATATCCACTCGCTGTCCATGTTTCCGTACAAGTGGCGCCTCTTAAGTACACCGATTCCCTCGATTTTCCAGTACAACGAGTCCTCGTAGAAGAACAAGCCTATCGGCTTTGTCTACGAAATCGCGTTAACCATTATTGCTCCCATCTATGACCGATAATATTCATGCGAACTGTATCCTTACGGTAAGATCCGCCACGATGGCTTTCCGATTCTTCCCGTCAAAGTCGACGCCCTCGATGCTGTTCAGATACTTGTCCGACCAGTAAAGGATCGACCTGTGGTAGTCTATGGTCAAACCACTGATGATACCGAGGTTGTCGCGAACGATCACTTTCTGGTTGGCTCCCATCAGGTCCGAGCGTACGATCTCGCTCGACGGCTTCTCGTAGATCTTCCACATCACTTGGCCCCAGAACAGCATTCTGAAATTTGGGATAATAGTTTTAGCTCTCGAAGCCGGAAAGATTTTTTACACATCGTACACTTACTCTTTCAAGGGTTCGATCGCGATGGTCGTGACTCTCTGGTACAT
Coding sequences within it:
- the LOC100119189 gene encoding glutathione synthetase, coding for MTSSVIQPSVDINLPESELKALVSKTKDWMIMNGASMRSKNNFSLDQVQVAPFLLLPSMYPKKEFEVVKEVQPLLNELMHKVAHDYEFLRDTLKSTIEVDSFTSKLFNIYEIVHSEGFAQNISLGLIRSDYMLHSDEGNKIKQVEINMIASSFAALAVETTKYHKFVLTELGHTDKLSNIPANNAAAGFATGLAAGWQVYNNKKAVILVVVEEITYNFSDQRKIEFKVQEISPDTKIIRRTLTELHTQAQLGPNKELLVGEFEVAVVYYRSGYELEAYPSEKEWEVRLLLERSRAIKCPSIQYHLAGTKKVQQQLAVPGVLERFYSESNQAARIREVFVGLYSLDLNEDGEKAVAMAIKDPAKYVLKPQREGGGNNVYGEEIKTRLEAMGNSKERTAWILMDRIHPPLQKNYLIRAGSESVSLQDFVSELGIYGIILADKNHILMNNQAGHVLRTKPSSADEGGIVSGAGALDCPFLVVS
- the LOC100119151 gene encoding cytochrome P450 4C1, which produces MALAISALLAVGLLFTALAFVIGHYLRKIRLYRESAKFPGPPALPFIGNAHFFMGSTEDILSKCQELLDTYPSPFRVWLADRLFYAVYDPEQLKTIFLSPKTIEKEELYKFAEPWLGTGLFTAPASKWRIHRKLIMPTFNPRILESFVEVFSVQSEVMIKEMEVELNGGEFDIFHYVSLCTLDIICETAMGVRSRAQTQRNSPYVESAKRLFEIVYSRMFKIWLHPDIIFNNTRLGKDQRECIKYVHSLTDDVIKRKKQAFEGNGTVEGMNGKLPQVEGKRKAFLDLLMELSHEGTKFTDEELREEVDTMMIAGNDTTATVNCFVMLMLASHPEIQDKVYEELCEIYGSEDPSSVLVRHEDLHRMEYLERVIKETMRIFPVGPVLVRRVTDDLNIGDYTLTKGSSVVLGIIKTHRSEEYWTDPLTFNPDRFLPEECAKRHPYTYIPFSAGPRNCLGMKYAMMAMKALLATVIRKYVIKKDNALPVQDIKLKADVMLKPVEPITIRIERRIHGKDRTN